From Scleropages formosus chromosome 9, fSclFor1.1, whole genome shotgun sequence, one genomic window encodes:
- the fam163ab gene encoding protein FAM163A, with product MTAGTVVITGGILATVILLCIIAVLCYCRLQYYCCKRNELEGDAGPGARPQFACNACSTPGLDGAAVSALSLSPEPTPPRSYCPTCSPYGSPFYIRTADEMRNGGERITYMPTHFENPSLSLALPAVYGTPLSSRNTQDFYTNSRAISTDV from the exons ATGACAGCTGGAACTGTGGTTATAACTGGAGGAATACTTGCTACGGTGATACTCCTGTGTATCATAGCCGTGCTCTGTTACTGTAGGCTCCAG TATTACTGTTGTAAAAGAAATGAGCTGGAAGGTGATGCAGGGCCAGGTGCTCGGCCTCAATTTGCTTGCAATGCATGCAGCACTCCAGGCTTGGATGGGGCTGCAGTCTCGGCCCTCTCCTTGTCACCtgaacccaccccaccccgcagCTACTGTCCCACCTGCTCACCCTATGGCTCGCCCTTCTACATCCGCACCGCAGATGAGATGCGCAATGGTGGTGAGCGCATCACCTACATGCCCACCCACTTTGAGAATCCATCATTGTCACTGGCCCTGCCTGCGGTTTATGGCACCCCGCTGAGCTCCCGCAATACACAAGACTTCTATACCAACAGCCGTGCCATCAGCACTGATGTCTGA